The following proteins come from a genomic window of Bradyrhizobium paxllaeri:
- a CDS encoding 3-hydroxyacyl-CoA dehydrogenase NAD-binding domain-containing protein, protein MSEVVKLERQDVIAIVTVNSPPVNALSAAVRGGIFECMKSAIADAEVKAIVLTCDGRTFIAGADITEFGKPPKPPGLAEMLELMEKSPKPIIAAIHGTALGGGLEVALACHYRVATKEARLGLPEVKLGLLPGAGGTQRLPRAVGPELAVKMIVSGDPISAADALKNGLIEEIVEGPASGGEAFARKVLAEKRPLRKLRDDDSKLAAAKADISIFTNAVAALTKKARGLEAPFAAADAVRAAIELPFDEGLKKEREGFLKLVSSDQSKAQRYAFFSEREAAKIAGVPEGTKARNVSRVAIIGAGTMGGGIAMSFANAGIPVTLIETGEEQLKRGMGVMQKNYEATAARGGIPADAPAKRMGLIDGKVGLENVKDADLVIEAVFETMAVKKEVFEALDKHAKPGAVLASNTSYLNIDEIAKVTKRPQDVLGMHFFSPANVMKLCEIVRADKTAPDALTTAVSIARKIAKVPAVVGVCDGFVGNRMLAQRGKQSEKLLFEGALPQQVDAVVTKFGMPMGPFAMSDLAGLDIGWRSRKDRGIKSEIADALCEAGRFGQKTGKGYYKYEAGSRAALPDPEVEKLIDETLQRLGRKKRVVSDDEILERMMYPMINEGARILEEKIAARPSDIDVIWLYGYGWPIYRGGPMFYADQVGLKHIADRLSHYAKETNDPSLEPAPLLKRLAAEGKTFASLAQSKAA, encoded by the coding sequence GTGAGCGAAGTGGTAAAACTCGAGCGTCAAGACGTCATCGCGATCGTCACGGTCAACAGCCCTCCGGTAAACGCGCTCAGCGCCGCCGTGCGCGGCGGTATTTTCGAATGCATGAAAAGTGCGATCGCGGATGCGGAGGTGAAGGCGATCGTGCTGACCTGCGACGGCCGCACCTTCATCGCCGGCGCCGACATCACCGAATTCGGCAAGCCGCCGAAGCCTCCGGGCCTCGCCGAGATGCTGGAGCTCATGGAGAAGTCGCCGAAGCCGATCATCGCCGCGATTCACGGCACCGCGCTCGGCGGCGGTCTTGAAGTTGCGCTGGCATGCCACTATCGCGTGGCGACCAAGGAAGCTAGGCTCGGCCTGCCCGAGGTGAAGCTTGGCCTGCTGCCGGGCGCCGGCGGTACCCAGCGCCTGCCGCGTGCGGTCGGCCCCGAACTCGCGGTCAAGATGATCGTCAGCGGCGATCCGATCAGCGCGGCGGATGCGCTCAAGAATGGCCTGATCGAGGAAATCGTCGAGGGGCCGGCGTCTGGTGGCGAGGCTTTTGCCCGCAAGGTGCTCGCGGAGAAGCGCCCGCTGCGCAAACTGCGCGATGACGACAGCAAGCTCGCGGCGGCCAAGGCCGACATCTCGATCTTCACCAACGCGGTCGCCGCCTTGACCAAGAAGGCGCGCGGACTGGAAGCACCGTTTGCAGCGGCGGACGCCGTGCGCGCCGCCATCGAGTTGCCGTTCGATGAAGGCCTGAAGAAGGAGCGCGAAGGTTTCCTCAAGCTGGTGTCGAGCGATCAGTCCAAGGCGCAGCGTTACGCCTTCTTCTCGGAGCGCGAGGCGGCCAAGATCGCCGGGGTTCCGGAAGGAACGAAGGCGCGCAATGTTTCGCGTGTCGCCATCATCGGCGCCGGCACCATGGGCGGCGGCATCGCGATGTCGTTCGCCAATGCCGGTATCCCGGTGACGCTGATCGAGACCGGCGAAGAGCAGCTCAAGCGCGGCATGGGCGTCATGCAGAAGAACTACGAGGCGACCGCCGCCCGTGGCGGCATCCCCGCCGATGCCCCGGCCAAGCGCATGGGTCTGATCGACGGCAAGGTCGGCCTTGAGAACGTCAAGGACGCTGACCTGGTGATCGAGGCCGTTTTCGAGACCATGGCGGTCAAGAAGGAAGTGTTCGAGGCGCTCGACAAGCACGCCAAGCCGGGCGCGGTGCTGGCCTCCAACACGTCGTATCTGAACATCGACGAGATCGCGAAGGTCACAAAACGTCCGCAGGACGTGCTCGGCATGCACTTCTTCTCGCCGGCGAACGTCATGAAGCTGTGCGAGATCGTCCGCGCCGACAAGACCGCGCCGGATGCGCTGACCACCGCCGTGTCGATTGCGCGCAAGATCGCAAAGGTGCCGGCGGTCGTCGGCGTCTGCGACGGCTTTGTCGGCAACCGCATGCTTGCCCAGCGCGGCAAGCAGTCCGAAAAGCTCTTGTTCGAAGGCGCCTTGCCGCAGCAGGTCGACGCCGTGGTGACGAAGTTCGGCATGCCGATGGGTCCGTTCGCGATGAGCGATCTTGCCGGCCTCGATATCGGCTGGCGCTCGCGCAAAGACCGCGGCATCAAGTCGGAAATCGCCGACGCGCTGTGCGAAGCCGGGCGGTTCGGCCAGAAGACCGGCAAGGGCTACTATAAATATGAAGCCGGCTCGCGCGCGGCGCTGCCGGATCCGGAGGTCGAGAAGCTGATCGACGAGACGCTGCAGCGTCTCGGCCGCAAGAAGCGCGTCGTCAGCGACGACGAAATCCTCGAGCGCATGATGTACCCGATGATCAATGAGGGCGCGCGGATCCTCGAAGAGAAGATCGCGGCGCGGCCGAGCGACATCGACGTGATCTGGCTCTACGGCTATGGCTGGCCGATCTACCGCGGCGGCCCGATGTTCTATGCCGACCAGGTCGGTCTCAAGCACATCGCCGATCGTCTCTCTCATTACGCCAAGGAGACCAACGATCCCTCGCTCGAACCGGCGCCGCTGCTCAAGCGCCTCGCCGCGGAAGGCAAGACGTTTGCGTCGCTGGCGCAGTCGAAAGCGGCTTGA
- the pimA gene encoding dicarboxylate--CoA ligase PimA, which yields MPHPGEQFYPQGVRWDDAIARGTLPDLLSDAAAEFASRPALEFRDRPISYSELESLVETAASAFLRAGYGKNSSIALFLGNSPDHPVNFFGALKAGARVVHLSPLDGEIALSHKLSDSGARVLVTSNLSALLPTALKFLAHGLLDRLIVCEDDHWGKVGTQQAALPDNPKIITFKQFIDGAMKPAQWPAISADDVALLQYTGGTTGLPKGAMLSHGNLTSAVSVYDVWGRPSRAERNAIERVICVLPLFHIYALTVVLLSSIRRGNLISLHQRFDVEAVMRDIEVKRATAFPGVPTMWIAIAALPDLDKRDLSSLVSVGSGGAPLPVEVARILEHRVGMKLKSGWGMTETCSPGTAHPKEGPDKPGSIGLMLPGIEMDVVSLEDPTRLMPVGETGEIRIRGPNVTKGYWNRPKETADAFVGDRFLTGDIGYMDADGYFFLVDRKKDMIISGGFNVYPQMIEQAIYTHPAVQEVIVIGIPDDYRGEAAKAFIKLRDGAKPFTLDELRVFLTGKLGKHELPAEVDFVDELPRTPVGKLSRHELRMQQSQLQAAPSKQQAVSGGRS from the coding sequence ATGCCCCATCCCGGCGAACAGTTCTATCCGCAAGGCGTCCGCTGGGACGACGCGATCGCGCGCGGCACGCTGCCGGACCTGTTGTCGGACGCCGCCGCAGAGTTCGCCTCGCGGCCGGCGCTTGAATTTCGCGACCGGCCGATCAGCTACAGCGAACTCGAATCGCTGGTGGAAACCGCCGCCAGCGCCTTCCTCCGCGCCGGCTACGGCAAGAACAGTTCGATCGCGCTGTTCCTCGGCAATTCGCCCGATCATCCCGTCAATTTCTTCGGCGCGTTGAAGGCCGGCGCCCGTGTCGTGCATTTGTCGCCGCTCGACGGCGAGATCGCGCTGTCGCACAAGCTCTCCGATTCCGGCGCGCGGGTGCTGGTCACCAGCAATCTGTCGGCGCTGCTGCCGACCGCGCTGAAATTCCTCGCTCACGGCCTGCTCGATCGCCTGATCGTTTGCGAGGACGATCATTGGGGCAAGGTCGGCACACAGCAAGCGGCGCTGCCAGATAATCCGAAGATCATCACGTTCAAGCAGTTCATTGACGGCGCGATGAAGCCGGCGCAATGGCCCGCAATCTCGGCCGATGACGTGGCGCTGCTGCAATATACCGGCGGCACCACCGGCCTGCCGAAGGGCGCGATGCTGAGCCATGGCAATCTGACCTCGGCAGTGTCGGTCTACGACGTCTGGGGCAGGCCGTCGCGCGCCGAGCGCAATGCGATCGAGCGCGTGATCTGCGTGCTGCCGCTGTTTCACATCTACGCGCTGACGGTGGTGCTGCTGTCGTCGATCCGGCGCGGCAATCTGATCTCGCTGCATCAACGTTTCGATGTCGAGGCCGTGATGCGCGACATCGAAGTGAAGCGCGCGACGGCGTTTCCCGGCGTGCCCACCATGTGGATCGCGATCGCCGCCTTGCCGGACCTGGACAAGCGCGACCTGTCCTCGCTGGTCAGCGTTGGCTCAGGCGGCGCGCCGCTGCCGGTCGAGGTCGCGCGGATCCTGGAGCACAGGGTCGGGATGAAGCTCAAGAGCGGTTGGGGCATGACCGAAACCTGCTCGCCTGGCACCGCACACCCGAAGGAGGGGCCGGACAAGCCCGGCTCGATCGGCCTGATGCTGCCCGGCATCGAGATGGACGTGGTGTCGCTGGAGGATCCGACCAGACTGATGCCAGTGGGCGAAACCGGCGAAATCCGCATCCGCGGCCCGAACGTCACCAAGGGTTACTGGAACAGGCCGAAGGAAACCGCGGACGCCTTTGTCGGCGACCGCTTCCTAACCGGCGATATCGGCTACATGGACGCGGACGGTTATTTCTTTCTGGTCGACCGCAAGAAGGACATGATTATCTCCGGCGGCTTCAACGTCTATCCGCAGATGATCGAGCAGGCGATCTATACGCATCCCGCCGTGCAGGAAGTAATCGTGATCGGGATTCCCGATGATTACCGTGGCGAGGCGGCGAAAGCCTTCATCAAGCTGCGTGACGGCGCAAAACCGTTCACGCTGGATGAATTGCGCGTCTTCCTCACCGGCAAGCTCGGCAAGCATGAACTGCCGGCGGAGGTCGATTTCGTCGACGAACTGCCGCGCACGCCGGTCGGCAAACTGTCGCGCCACGAATTGCGCATGCAGCAATCGCAGCTGCAGGCTGCGCCATCGAAACAACAAGCCGTATCAGGAGGTCGTTCCTAA
- the pimC gene encoding pimeloyl-CoA dehydrogenase large subunit, translating into MDLAFSKEEIAFREEVRAFFRDNVPPETRRKMVEGRHLSKDEMIAWWRILNKKGWGVSHWPKEYGGTGWTSVQHYIFNEELQMHPAPAPLAFGVSMVGPVIYTFGNEKQKQQYLPRIANVDDWWCQGFSEPGSGSDLASLKTKAERKGDKYIINGQKTWTTLAQHADMIFCLCRTDTNAKKQMGISFIVFDMKSKGVTVHPIETIDGGHEVNEVFFDDVEVPVENLIGEENKGWDYAKFLLGNERTGIARVGVSKERLRRIKDLASKVESNGKPVIEDQGFREKLAACEIELKALELTQLRVVADEGKHGKGKPNPASSVLKIKGSEIQQTTTELLMEVIGPFAAPYDVHGDDGSNETMDWTAQIAPSYFNNRKVSIYGGSNEIQRNIITKAVLGL; encoded by the coding sequence ATGGATCTCGCTTTCAGCAAGGAAGAAATAGCGTTTCGTGAGGAGGTCAGGGCCTTCTTCCGGGACAACGTGCCGCCGGAGACGCGGCGCAAGATGGTGGAGGGCCGTCACCTCTCCAAGGACGAGATGATCGCCTGGTGGCGTATCCTCAACAAGAAGGGCTGGGGGGTCTCGCACTGGCCGAAGGAATATGGCGGCACGGGCTGGACCTCGGTGCAGCACTATATCTTCAACGAAGAACTGCAGATGCATCCGGCGCCGGCGCCGCTGGCCTTCGGCGTCAGCATGGTCGGCCCGGTCATCTACACCTTCGGCAACGAGAAGCAGAAGCAGCAGTACCTGCCGCGCATCGCCAATGTCGACGACTGGTGGTGCCAGGGCTTCTCCGAGCCCGGCTCGGGATCGGACCTCGCCTCGCTCAAGACCAAGGCCGAGCGCAAGGGCGACAAGTACATCATCAATGGCCAGAAGACCTGGACCACGCTCGCCCAGCACGCCGACATGATCTTCTGCCTCTGCCGCACCGACACCAATGCGAAGAAGCAGATGGGCATCTCCTTCATCGTGTTCGACATGAAGTCGAAGGGCGTCACCGTGCACCCGATCGAGACCATCGACGGCGGCCATGAGGTCAACGAAGTGTTCTTCGACGACGTCGAGGTGCCGGTCGAGAACCTGATCGGTGAGGAGAACAAGGGCTGGGACTACGCAAAGTTCCTGCTCGGCAACGAGCGCACCGGCATCGCCCGCGTCGGCGTCTCCAAGGAGCGGCTGCGCCGCATCAAGGATCTCGCCTCCAAGGTCGAATCGAACGGCAAGCCCGTCATCGAGGACCAGGGCTTCCGCGAGAAGCTTGCGGCCTGTGAGATCGAGCTCAAGGCGCTCGAACTCACCCAGCTTCGCGTCGTCGCCGACGAAGGCAAGCACGGCAAGGGCAAGCCCAACCCGGCGTCTTCGGTGCTGAAGATCAAGGGCTCGGAAATCCAGCAGACCACCACCGAGCTTCTGATGGAAGTGATCGGCCCGTTCGCCGCGCCGTACGACGTGCATGGCGACGACGGCTCCAACGAGACCATGGACTGGACCGCCCAGATCGCGCCGAGCTACTTCAACAACCGCAAGGTCTCGATCTACGGCGGCTCCAACGAGATCCAGCGCAACATCATCACCAAGGCGGTGCTTGGGCTTTAG
- the pimD gene encoding pimeloyl-CoA dehydrogenase small subunit, with amino-acid sequence MDFDLSEEQRLLKESIDGLLTDSYDFDARKKYQKEKGGWSKVVWGKLAEQGLLGLPFAEADGGFGAGAVETMIVMEALGKALVLEPYLATVVIGGGFLRHGGSAEQKAAHIPGIIDGSKTFAFAQLEKNSRYDLGDVATTAKKKGAGWVIDGEKFVVLNGENADTLIVTARTKGGQRDKGGIGVFLVPASAKGVTRKGYPTQDGLHAADITFTGVEVGADAAIGDPENGLALIERVVDEARTAMCAEAVGAMDESLKSTVEYLKTRKQFGVAIGTFQTLQHRAADMFVALEQARSMSMFATMAADFDSAKERATAVAAAKVQIGKSGKFIGQQSIQLHGGIGMTQEAKIGHYFKRLTMIENTFGDTDYHLRRVTDAGGLV; translated from the coding sequence ATGGATTTTGATTTGTCCGAGGAGCAGCGTCTTCTCAAGGAAAGCATCGACGGTCTGTTGACCGACTCCTACGATTTCGATGCGCGCAAGAAGTACCAGAAGGAAAAGGGCGGCTGGAGCAAGGTCGTGTGGGGCAAGCTCGCCGAGCAGGGTTTGCTGGGCCTGCCGTTCGCGGAAGCCGATGGCGGCTTCGGCGCCGGTGCGGTCGAGACCATGATCGTGATGGAAGCGCTCGGCAAGGCGCTGGTGCTGGAGCCTTATCTGGCGACGGTGGTGATCGGCGGCGGCTTCCTGCGCCATGGCGGCTCGGCTGAGCAGAAGGCCGCGCACATCCCCGGCATCATCGACGGCAGCAAGACCTTTGCCTTCGCGCAGCTCGAAAAGAACTCGCGCTACGATCTCGGCGATGTCGCAACCACCGCCAAGAAGAAGGGCGCGGGCTGGGTCATCGACGGCGAAAAGTTCGTCGTGCTCAACGGCGAGAACGCCGACACGCTGATCGTGACCGCGCGTACCAAGGGCGGCCAGCGTGACAAAGGCGGCATCGGCGTGTTCCTGGTGCCGGCCAGTGCAAAAGGCGTCACCCGCAAGGGCTATCCGACCCAGGACGGCCTGCATGCGGCTGATATCACCTTCACCGGCGTCGAGGTTGGTGCAGATGCTGCGATCGGCGATCCCGAGAACGGCCTCGCCCTGATCGAGCGCGTGGTAGATGAAGCCCGCACCGCGATGTGCGCGGAGGCTGTCGGCGCGATGGATGAATCGCTGAAGAGCACGGTCGAATATCTCAAGACGCGAAAGCAGTTCGGCGTTGCGATCGGCACCTTCCAGACCCTGCAGCACCGCGCCGCCGACATGTTCGTGGCGCTGGAACAGGCCCGCAGCATGTCGATGTTCGCGACCATGGCGGCCGATTTCGACAGCGCCAAGGAGCGTGCGACCGCAGTCGCCGCCGCCAAGGTGCAGATCGGCAAGTCAGGCAAGTTCATCGGCCAGCAGTCGATCCAGCTTCACGGCGGCATCGGCATGACCCAGGAAGCCAAGATCGGCCACTACTTCAAGCGGCTGACCATGATCGAGAATACGTTTGGCGACACCGACTACCACCTCCGCCGCGTCACCGACGCGGGCGGGCTGGTGTAA
- a CDS encoding IS110 family transposase, with product MSQPFDVSRSLTAFEQDNTLVAVIEMSQSKWLVAAMIPGVTRRPLKKLDADANALLKLLQRWCEEAHKAGRAVKRIVCAYEAGREGFWLARWLQARAIEAYVIHPASIAVSREHRRPKSDRIDTELLMRSLLGWLRGEKRHCSMATIPTMAEEDARRPGRERESLVSEQTRIVNRVKAVLALFGIGGFNPRLRKAAQQLETQRTAEGTPLPDNARAELRRDLERLCLLRDQIRAIESARLQRLTAAPATSQGPHAMVRLIARVLGIAIETADMLVNEILSRNLRDRRAVARYAGLTGAPDESGQRRREKGLARAGNGRVRRGMIQLAWRFLIFQKGSRLANWFRERTADGRRTTRKTMIVALARKLLIALWRLVTTGQLTEDIKLRPAGT from the coding sequence ATGTCGCAACCGTTTGACGTCAGCAGGTCCCTCACCGCCTTCGAGCAGGATAACACACTCGTTGCAGTTATCGAGATGAGCCAGTCGAAGTGGCTGGTTGCAGCTATGATCCCCGGCGTCACACGCCGGCCGCTGAAGAAGCTTGATGCAGACGCGAACGCTCTGCTGAAGCTGCTGCAGCGCTGGTGCGAGGAAGCGCACAAGGCGGGACGCGCGGTCAAGCGAATCGTCTGCGCCTATGAGGCCGGACGGGAGGGGTTCTGGCTGGCCCGCTGGCTGCAGGCCCGCGCCATCGAAGCTTACGTCATCCATCCTGCGAGCATCGCGGTGTCTCGCGAGCACCGGCGTCCCAAAAGCGATCGGATCGACACGGAACTGCTGATGCGTTCGTTGCTGGGTTGGCTGCGTGGTGAGAAGCGCCATTGCAGCATGGCCACGATCCCGACCATGGCGGAAGAAGACGCTCGACGACCGGGCCGCGAGCGGGAGAGCCTGGTGAGCGAGCAGACGCGGATCGTCAACCGGGTCAAAGCCGTCCTCGCCTTGTTCGGCATCGGCGGGTTCAATCCGAGGCTTCGCAAGGCGGCGCAGCAACTGGAGACACAGCGTACCGCGGAAGGAACGCCGCTGCCGGACAATGCCAGGGCGGAGCTGCGCCGCGATCTGGAGCGGCTATGCCTGCTGCGCGACCAGATCCGCGCCATCGAAAGCGCACGGCTGCAGCGCCTCACCGCTGCGCCGGCCACATCACAAGGACCCCATGCGATGGTTCGTCTGATCGCAAGGGTTCTGGGCATTGCCATCGAGACCGCCGACATGCTGGTGAATGAGATTCTGTCGCGCAATCTGCGCGATCGCAGAGCTGTCGCGCGCTATGCCGGGCTAACCGGCGCGCCGGACGAGAGCGGTCAGCGCCGGCGCGAGAAGGGACTGGCCCGCGCCGGCAACGGCCGGGTTCGCCGGGGGATGATCCAACTGGCCTGGCGCTTTCTGATCTTTCAGAAGGGCAGCCGGCTCGCCAACTGGTTCCGTGAGCGCACCGCCGATGGCCGACGCACCACGCGCAAGACCATGATCGTGGCGCTGGCCCGTAAGCTACTCATCGCCCTGTGGCGGCTTGTGACCACCGGCCAGCTGACGGAGGACATCAAGTTACGACCCGCCGGCACCTGA
- a CDS encoding SDR family NAD(P)-dependent oxidoreductase, translating into MKNTPFDLTGKVAIITGSSRGIGRSSAELLAKLGAKVVISSRKADACHEVAEGIKKAGGDAHVIPCNISRREEVEALVAGTTKHYGKVDILVCNAAVNPYYGPLLDIKDEAFDKIMGSNVKSNIWLCALAIPQMAERGNGSVVIISSIGGMRGSTVIGAYGISKAADFALCRSLAGEWGPKGVRVNCVAPGLVKTDFARALWEDPDNLKRRTSGTPLRRIGEPDEIAGAVAYLASDASTFMTGQTIVVDGGVTTAAT; encoded by the coding sequence ATGAAAAACACCCCGTTCGATCTCACCGGCAAGGTCGCCATCATCACCGGCTCCAGCCGCGGCATCGGCCGCTCTTCCGCCGAACTGCTGGCCAAGCTCGGCGCCAAGGTCGTGATCTCCAGCCGCAAGGCCGACGCCTGCCACGAAGTCGCCGAGGGCATCAAGAAGGCCGGCGGCGATGCCCATGTCATTCCCTGCAACATCTCGCGCCGCGAGGAAGTCGAGGCGCTGGTCGCAGGCACCACCAAGCATTACGGCAAGGTCGACATCCTCGTCTGCAACGCCGCGGTGAATCCGTATTACGGCCCGCTGCTCGACATCAAGGACGAGGCCTTCGACAAGATCATGGGCTCTAACGTCAAGAGCAACATCTGGCTCTGCGCGCTGGCGATCCCGCAGATGGCCGAGCGCGGCAACGGCTCGGTGGTGATCATCTCTTCGATCGGGGGCATGCGCGGTTCCACCGTGATCGGCGCCTACGGCATCTCGAAGGCGGCTGATTTCGCGCTGTGCCGCAGCCTTGCCGGCGAATGGGGCCCGAAGGGCGTCCGCGTCAATTGCGTGGCGCCGGGCCTCGTCAAAACCGATTTCGCGAGGGCGTTGTGGGAAGACCCTGACAACCTCAAGCGCCGCACATCAGGTACCCCGCTGCGCCGCATCGGCGAGCCCGACGAAATCGCCGGAGCGGTGGCCTATCTGGCGTCTGACGCGTCGACCTTCATGACCGGCCAGACCATCGTGGTGGATGGTGGCGTTACGACAGCGGCGACATGA
- the glpK gene encoding glycerol kinase GlpK — MSFVLAIDQGTTSSRAIVFRSDISIAATAQAEFQQHFPASGWVEHEPEDIWTSTVMVCRQALEKAGLTAKDIAAIGITNQRETTVVWDRATGQAVHRAIVWQDRRTADICAKLKNEGHEPAISAKTGLIIDPYFSGTKVAWILDHVPGARERAGRGELMFGTVDCYLLWRLTGGKVHATDATNASRTLLFNIHTGEWDDELLKLLRVPHSMLPEVKDSSAKFGDCVPDLFGGSIAISGIAGDQQAATIGQACFEPGMIKSTYGTGCFALLNTGTTPVASKNKLLTTIAYQLNGKRTYALEGSIFVAGSAVQWLRDGLGIIKQASETGPLADKSDPMQSVYLVPAFVGMGAPYWNPRVRGALFGLTRNTGPAELAHAALESVCYQTFDLREAMRADWPGEKAANVLRVDGGMTASDWTMQRLADLLDAPVDRPVIQETTALGAAYLAGLHAGVYPEPAKFADNWRLEHRFKPNMSKATRDRKLAGWARAVKGVLASDEGE; from the coding sequence ATGTCCTTTGTGCTGGCCATCGATCAGGGCACCACGTCCTCGCGCGCCATCGTGTTCCGCAGCGACATCTCCATCGCTGCGACGGCGCAAGCCGAATTCCAGCAGCATTTCCCGGCCTCCGGCTGGGTCGAGCACGAGCCGGAGGACATCTGGACTTCGACCGTGATGGTCTGCCGCCAGGCGCTGGAGAAGGCCGGCCTCACGGCCAAGGACATCGCCGCCATCGGCATCACCAACCAGCGCGAGACGACCGTGGTCTGGGACCGCGCCACCGGGCAGGCGGTGCACCGTGCCATCGTCTGGCAGGACCGCCGCACCGCCGACATCTGCGCCAAACTGAAGAATGAAGGCCACGAGCCCGCGATTTCGGCGAAAACCGGCCTGATCATCGATCCCTATTTCTCCGGCACCAAAGTCGCCTGGATCCTCGACCACGTCCCCGGCGCGCGCGAACGCGCCGGCCGCGGCGAACTGATGTTCGGCACCGTCGATTGCTATCTGCTGTGGCGGCTGACCGGCGGCAAGGTGCACGCGACCGACGCCACCAACGCCTCGCGCACGCTGCTGTTCAACATCCACACCGGCGAGTGGGACGACGAGCTCCTGAAGCTGTTGCGCGTGCCGCACTCGATGCTGCCGGAGGTCAAGGACTCCTCCGCCAAGTTCGGCGACTGCGTGCCAGACCTGTTCGGCGGTTCGATCGCGATATCCGGCATCGCCGGCGACCAGCAGGCCGCGACCATCGGCCAGGCCTGCTTCGAGCCCGGCATGATCAAGTCGACCTACGGCACCGGCTGCTTTGCGCTGCTCAATACCGGAACCACGCCGGTCGCTTCGAAGAACAAGCTGCTCACCACCATCGCCTATCAATTGAACGGCAAGCGCACCTACGCGCTGGAAGGCTCGATCTTCGTCGCAGGTTCCGCCGTGCAATGGCTGCGCGACGGCCTCGGTATCATCAAGCAGGCATCCGAGACCGGCCCGCTCGCCGACAAATCCGATCCCATGCAAAGCGTCTATCTGGTGCCGGCCTTCGTCGGCATGGGGGCGCCTTACTGGAATCCGCGCGTACGCGGCGCGCTGTTCGGGCTGACCCGCAACACCGGCCCCGCCGAGCTCGCGCATGCGGCGCTGGAGAGTGTCTGTTACCAGACCTTCGATCTCCGCGAGGCGATGCGCGCCGACTGGCCGGGCGAGAAGGCCGCCAACGTGCTGCGCGTCGACGGCGGCATGACGGCGTCCGACTGGACCATGCAGCGCCTCGCCGATCTCCTCGACGCCCCGGTCGACCGCCCGGTGATCCAGGAAACCACCGCGCTCGGCGCCGCCTATCTCGCCGGCCTGCATGCCGGCGTCTATCCCGAGCCCGCAAAGTTCGCCGACAACTGGCGGCTCGAACATCGCTTCAAACCCAACATGAGCAAAGCGACGCGGGACCGCAAACTCGCCGGCTGGGCGCGGGCCGTGAAGGGCGTGCTGGCGAGCGATGAAGGGGAGTGA
- a CDS encoding GNAT family N-acetyltransferase, giving the protein MIVPDGYSDIPNGKVAAIVTHLEMTARPVPRPDPAGAWTLRRVETPPLDWFRDLYRRIGEQWLWVSRIRMRDAELAAHLHSPQLEVYALVDVGSDEGLLELNFAKPGQCEIVMFGVTAKLVGSGAGRWLMNRALDIAWSRPIDRLWLHTCTFDHPAAMAFYQRTGFRAFRRQIEVIDDPRLDGTVPLDAAPHLPVVE; this is encoded by the coding sequence TTGATCGTGCCCGACGGCTATTCCGATATCCCCAATGGCAAGGTCGCCGCCATCGTCACGCACCTGGAAATGACCGCGCGTCCCGTGCCGCGCCCCGATCCCGCTGGCGCCTGGACGTTGCGCCGGGTCGAGACGCCGCCGCTGGACTGGTTTCGCGACCTCTACCGCCGTATCGGCGAGCAATGGCTGTGGGTTTCGCGGATCAGGATGCGCGATGCCGAACTCGCGGCTCACCTGCATTCACCGCAGCTCGAAGTTTATGCGCTGGTCGATGTCGGCAGCGACGAGGGCCTGCTCGAGCTGAATTTTGCAAAGCCCGGCCAATGCGAGATCGTGATGTTCGGCGTCACCGCAAAGCTGGTCGGTAGCGGCGCGGGGCGCTGGCTGATGAATCGCGCGCTTGATATCGCCTGGTCGCGCCCGATTGATCGCCTCTGGCTGCACACCTGCACCTTCGATCATCCCGCCGCGATGGCGTTCTACCAGCGCACGGGCTTTCGTGCCTTCCGGCGGCAAATCGAGGTGATCGATGATCCGCGACTCGACGGCACCGTGCCGCTCGATGCCGCGCCGCATCTGCCGGTGGTTGAGTGA
- a CDS encoding DUF6636 domain-containing protein yields the protein MLRSFAPVLFLLTFAATAHAQTAPTGFQSPSKNVACQYFDYDKQNVLRCDISAMETKSRRPADCELDYGGAFEMNAKGAAARICHGDTVMDKSLPVLGYGEVWQRGGFTCKSEQTGVTCFNTDRRGFSLARAKQEVF from the coding sequence ATGTTGCGTTCATTTGCCCCCGTGCTGTTCCTGCTGACATTTGCCGCGACGGCCCATGCCCAAACCGCCCCCACCGGCTTCCAGTCGCCGTCCAAAAACGTCGCCTGCCAGTATTTCGACTACGACAAGCAGAACGTGCTCCGCTGCGACATCAGCGCGATGGAAACCAAGTCGCGCCGTCCCGCCGATTGCGAGCTCGACTATGGCGGCGCCTTCGAGATGAACGCCAAGGGTGCGGCCGCGCGCATCTGCCACGGCGACACCGTAATGGACAAATCGCTGCCGGTGCTGGGCTATGGTGAGGTCTGGCAGCGCGGGGGATTTACGTGCAAGTCGGAGCAGACGGGTGTGACGTGCTTCAACACCGATCGCCGTGGGTTTTCGCTGGCGCGGGCGAAGCAGGAGGTGTTTTGA